The DNA segment GTTCAAAACAAACATGTCGCTGGCGATTGCCATCGCAGGCGTGCTGGTTCACCCGAGTTTTATCGACCTGATGGCGAAAGCCGCCGAAGGTGAACACGTTGAATTTGCCCTGATCCCGGTGACGGCGGTGAAATACACCTACACGGTGATCCCGGCGCTGGTGATGACATGGTGTCTTTCATATATCGAACGCTGGGTGGATCGCATTACCCCAGCCGTCACGAAAAACTTCCTGAAACCAATGCTGATCGTCCTGATCGCCGCCCCGCTCGCCATTGTTTTAATCGGCCCAATCGGGATCTGGATCGGTAGCGCCATCTCCGCGCTGGTTTACACCATTCACGGCTATCTGGGCTGGCTTTCCGTCGCCATCATGGGCGCGCTGTGGCCGCTGCTGGTCATGACCGGGATGCACCGCGTCTTTACCCCAACCATCATCCAGACCATTGCTGAAACCGGCAAAGAAGGCATGGTCATGCCGTCTGAAATTGGCGCTAACCTGTCGCTGGGCGGCTCCTCTCTGGCCGTCGCATGGAAAACCAAAAACCCGGAACTGCGCCAGACGGCGCTTGCCGCCGCCGCTTCCGCAATTATGGCGGGGATCTCCGAACCGGCGCTGTACGGCGTGGCGGTACGTCTGAAGCGTCCGCTGATTGCGAGCCTGATCAGCGGCTTTATCTGCGGCGCGGTGGCAGGTATGGCGGGGCTTGCCAGCCACTCGATGGCGGCGCCGGGCCTGTTCACCAGCGTCCAGTTCTTCGACCCGGCGAACCCGATGACCATCGCCTGGGTGTTTGGCGTGATGGCGCTGGCCGTGGTGCTCTCTTTTGTTCTGACGCTGCTCCTCGGCTTTGAAGATATCCCCGTGGAAGACGCAGCCGCGCAGGCAAGAAAAAACCAGGCCGCGCAACCGACTACTGCAAAAGAAGCCAGCATCTGACTGGCGCATATTGAGGATGACTATGTCTGTATTTCCGCAAGGATTTTTATGGGGCGGCGCACTGGCCGCCAACCAGTCTGAAGGGGCATACCGGGAAGGCGGCAAAGGGCT comes from the Citrobacter koseri ATCC BAA-895 genome and includes:
- the ascF gene encoding PTS cellobiose/arbutin/salicin transporter subunit IIBC; translated protein: MSKNYAALARSVVTALGGVDNITAVTHCMTRLRFVLKDDAQVDSATLKTLSGVLGVVRSDNQCQVIIGNTVSQAYREVVSLLPTDMQPAAPVGKPKLTFKRIGAGILDALIGTMSPLIPAIIGGSMLKLLAMILEMTGLLEKGASTLTILTVIGDGAFFFLPLMVAASAAIKFKTNMSLAIAIAGVLVHPSFIDLMAKAAEGEHVEFALIPVTAVKYTYTVIPALVMTWCLSYIERWVDRITPAVTKNFLKPMLIVLIAAPLAIVLIGPIGIWIGSAISALVYTIHGYLGWLSVAIMGALWPLLVMTGMHRVFTPTIIQTIAETGKEGMVMPSEIGANLSLGGSSLAVAWKTKNPELRQTALAAAASAIMAGISEPALYGVAVRLKRPLIASLISGFICGAVAGMAGLASHSMAAPGLFTSVQFFDPANPMTIAWVFGVMALAVVLSFVLTLLLGFEDIPVEDAAAQARKNQAAQPTTAKEASI